Proteins encoded in a region of the Odocoileus virginianus isolate 20LAN1187 ecotype Illinois chromosome 9, Ovbor_1.2, whole genome shotgun sequence genome:
- the WFDC2 gene encoding WAP four-disulfide core domain protein 2: MPACRLGPLLAALLLGLLLGLPPVTGAGAEKPGVCPELEGDVNCTKACVSDENCKDNLKCCQAGCSTVCQMPNEKKGSCPKVDIAFPQLGLCRDQCQVDSQCPDLLKCCRNGCGKVSCVTPVF, translated from the exons ATGCCTGCCTGCCGCCTCGGTCCGCTCCTCGCCGCCCTCCTCCTTGGCCTGCTGCTGGGCCTCCCCCCGGTCACAG GCGCAGGCGCAGAGAAGCCGGGTGTGTGTCCCGAGCTGGAGGGTGACGTGAACTGCACGAAGGCTTGCGTCTCGGATGAGAACTGTAAGGACAACCTCAAGTGCTGCCAGGCCGGCTGCTCCACCGTCTGCCAGATGCCTAATG AGAAGAAGGGCTCCTGCCCTAAGGTGGACATCGCCTTCCCCCAGCTCGGCCTCTGCCGGGACCAGTGCCAGGTGGACAGCCAGTGTCCTGACCTGTTGAAATGCTGCCGCAATGGTTGCGGGAAGGTGTCCTGTGTCACCCCTGTCTTCTGA